A section of the Gloeobacter violaceus PCC 7421 genome encodes:
- a CDS encoding antitoxin: MHAERHVRLFRNGRNQALRIPREFELPGDEAIIRKEGDRLIVEPVRRRSLLAILATLKPLDEEFPDIDDFPPLNDVNL; this comes from the coding sequence ATGCATGCAGAACGTCACGTTCGTCTTTTCAGAAATGGGCGCAATCAGGCTCTGCGAATTCCTCGTGAGTTTGAATTGCCCGGCGACGAAGCCATCATTCGCAAAGAAGGCGACCGGCTGATTGTCGAGCCGGTCAGACGACGCTCCCTGCTGGCTATCCTTGCAACCTTAAAACCCCTCGATGAGGAATTTCCCGACATCGACGATTTTCCGCCTCTCAACGACGTGAATCTGTGA
- a CDS encoding type II toxin-antitoxin system VapC family toxin, with the protein MDTHRYLLDTNIISNLIRYPGGAVAPHIARVGEDKVCTSIIVAGELRFGAVKKGSTRLSAQLETVLSGLDILPFESPGAQHYATLRAAIERTGAPIGSNDMFIAAHALSLGLILVTGNLREFARVPGLSVENWLDL; encoded by the coding sequence ATGGACACTCACCGCTATCTGCTAGACACCAATATCATTTCCAATTTGATCCGGTATCCAGGTGGCGCAGTAGCTCCCCACATCGCCCGAGTTGGGGAAGATAAAGTATGTACCAGCATTATTGTCGCCGGTGAACTGCGCTTCGGCGCGGTCAAGAAAGGCTCGACACGGCTGTCTGCGCAGCTTGAGACAGTATTGTCGGGGCTCGATATATTGCCCTTCGAGTCTCCCGGCGCTCAACACTACGCGACCCTGCGAGCAGCTATCGAAAGGACAGGAGCGCCGATTGGCTCCAATGACATGTTTATCGCCGCCCATGCGCTGTCCCTCGGATTGATTCTGGTGACCGGCAATCTACGTGAATTCGCCCGCGTACCGGGGCTGAGCGTCGAGAACTGGCTGGATCTTTGA
- a CDS encoding acyltransferase family protein, whose translation MEAHRQNVATVVSASPPGRIGYLDGVRGCLSLLVILHHVAITYGAVGGWYYTEHTGEAWVNLLLTTFVALDQFYFMGLFFLLAAVFTPAALARKGEAAFLRERCVRLGIPLVLFALFLSPPLDYVAWVYQGDFKGSFVEYLALEPPLVKDFAPGPLWFVETLLVFSLVYLLVRRLRPRLSSLLQEVTARQVAGFAVLLAVLSFCTRLMYPIGAEFWHLQLAYFSQYILLFAVGVWAGSAEIFARLNRRWFWPCAALTAWGAAMVPILVLLNGGIDDRFLGGWHWQAAAICLVEGVTCPAACITVLLLFRDRIFSGQRWWAFLGEHSYAVYIVHAPVCVLAALAFRGIPLHPLGKFFVVSLLGVGLSLAVAASLRRWGGKAVRAVLG comes from the coding sequence ATGGAAGCGCACAGGCAAAACGTTGCAACCGTCGTCTCCGCCTCACCGCCCGGGCGTATCGGCTACCTCGACGGCGTCCGGGGATGCCTGAGCCTGCTGGTCATCCTCCATCACGTGGCGATCACCTACGGGGCCGTCGGCGGGTGGTACTACACAGAGCACACCGGCGAAGCCTGGGTGAATCTGCTGCTGACCACGTTCGTCGCGCTCGATCAGTTCTATTTTATGGGGCTGTTCTTCCTGTTGGCCGCCGTCTTTACGCCTGCTGCCCTGGCCCGCAAGGGGGAAGCCGCCTTCCTGCGGGAGCGCTGTGTACGGCTGGGTATTCCCCTGGTGCTCTTCGCGCTCTTCCTCAGCCCACCCCTTGATTACGTCGCCTGGGTCTACCAGGGTGATTTCAAGGGCAGCTTCGTTGAGTATCTCGCGCTTGAACCGCCGCTGGTCAAGGACTTCGCCCCCGGTCCGCTGTGGTTTGTAGAGACATTGCTGGTATTCAGTCTGGTCTACCTGCTTGTCCGGCGCTTGCGGCCAAGGCTCAGTTCGTTGCTGCAGGAGGTGACGGCCAGGCAGGTGGCGGGCTTCGCCGTTTTGCTGGCGGTCCTGTCCTTTTGCACCCGGCTGATGTACCCGATTGGGGCCGAATTCTGGCATCTGCAACTGGCCTACTTCTCCCAGTACATCCTGCTGTTTGCAGTGGGAGTGTGGGCCGGTTCAGCCGAGATCTTCGCGCGGCTGAACCGCCGCTGGTTCTGGCCGTGCGCGGCCCTGACCGCCTGGGGCGCGGCGATGGTGCCCATCCTCGTCCTGCTCAACGGCGGCATCGACGATCGCTTCTTGGGTGGGTGGCACTGGCAGGCGGCAGCCATCTGCCTGGTGGAGGGTGTGACCTGCCCGGCCGCCTGCATTACCGTGCTCCTGCTGTTTCGCGACCGGATTTTCAGCGGCCAACGGTGGTGGGCGTTTCTGGGCGAGCATTCCTATGCCGTGTACATCGTGCACGCGCCGGTGTGCGTGCTCGCCGCGCTGGCGTTTCGGGGCATTCCCCTGCACCCGTTGGGCAAGTTTTTCGTGGTGTCGCTCCTGGGCGTGGGCCTGTCGCTGGCAGTGGCCGCCTCTCTCCGGCGGTGGGGCGGCAAGGCGGTGCGAGCGGTGCTCGGGTGA
- a CDS encoding glutathione S-transferase family protein, translated as MIELYTWNTPNGQKIPIFLEETGTPYNFHPVHIGKGEQKTPEFLAINPNGKIPAIVDTEGPDGKPLRVFESGAILQYLAQKTGQLLPAHPRHRVEALAWLAFQIGGVGPMFGQVGFFLRAKERNEQAIERYTTESQRLFGVLERRLGEEEYLAVEYSIADIATYPWVRASQFIGSDFMQQALEDSPNVRRWYDAIAKRPAVERALQITKEKSQ; from the coding sequence GTGATCGAGCTTTATACCTGGAACACGCCCAACGGCCAAAAGATCCCGATCTTTTTAGAAGAGACCGGCACGCCCTACAACTTTCATCCGGTCCACATCGGCAAGGGCGAGCAAAAGACCCCCGAATTTCTGGCCATCAACCCCAATGGCAAGATTCCCGCCATCGTCGACACCGAGGGACCGGACGGCAAGCCTCTGCGGGTCTTCGAGTCGGGGGCCATTTTGCAATATCTGGCGCAAAAGACCGGCCAACTGCTCCCCGCCCACCCGCGCCATCGGGTCGAAGCGCTCGCGTGGTTAGCCTTCCAAATAGGAGGGGTGGGTCCGATGTTCGGGCAGGTGGGCTTTTTCCTGCGCGCCAAAGAGCGCAACGAACAGGCCATCGAGCGCTATACCACCGAATCGCAGCGGCTATTCGGTGTGCTGGAGCGGCGGCTTGGCGAGGAAGAATATTTGGCGGTCGAATATTCGATCGCCGACATTGCCACCTACCCCTGGGTGCGCGCTTCCCAGTTCATTGGGTCCGACTTTATGCAGCAGGCACTTGAAGACTCCCCGAATGTACGGCGCTGGTACGATGCGATTGCTAAACGACCGGCTGTCGAGCGGGCCTTGCAGATCACCAAAGAAAAAAGTCAGTGA
- a CDS encoding SDR family NAD(P)-dependent oxidoreductase, producing MSIKLFDLSQKVAAITGSGRGIGRAIARGMAAAGAKVVIADIDAASARVSAAEIEQAGAEALAVEVDTVSPEQCTRMVDSTVERFGRIDVMVCNAAVDVIKPAVELAEAEWDWIVDVDLKGYFNAAQAAARRMLAQGGGSIVMTSSLASVIGIHGLVAYAAAKGGVNQLVRSMAVEWATSNVRVNAIAPGYCENIMVGAESTHADPVKEQQIRTFTPMGRRCKPEELVGPVIFLASEAASYVTGAILHVDGGYTAM from the coding sequence ATGAGTATCAAGCTGTTCGATTTAAGCCAAAAAGTGGCCGCGATCACCGGTTCTGGGCGGGGTATCGGCCGGGCGATCGCCCGGGGGATGGCAGCGGCCGGGGCGAAGGTGGTGATTGCCGACATCGACGCCGCGAGCGCCCGGGTGAGCGCCGCTGAAATTGAACAGGCGGGCGCAGAAGCCCTGGCGGTCGAGGTGGACACGGTGAGCCCAGAGCAGTGCACCCGGATGGTCGATTCGACCGTGGAGCGCTTCGGTCGAATCGACGTCATGGTCTGCAATGCCGCCGTGGATGTGATCAAACCGGCGGTCGAGTTGGCGGAGGCTGAGTGGGATTGGATTGTCGATGTCGATCTGAAGGGCTACTTCAATGCGGCCCAGGCCGCCGCCCGCCGGATGCTGGCCCAGGGGGGCGGTTCGATTGTGATGACTTCTTCGCTCGCCAGTGTAATCGGTATCCACGGGCTGGTCGCTTACGCCGCCGCCAAAGGGGGCGTCAACCAACTGGTGCGTTCGATGGCGGTGGAATGGGCCACCAGCAACGTCCGCGTCAACGCCATCGCCCCCGGCTACTGCGAAAACATCATGGTCGGGGCCGAGTCCACCCACGCAGACCCGGTCAAGGAACAGCAGATCCGCACCTTCACGCCGATGGGCCGACGCTGCAAACCCGAGGAGTTGGTGGGTCCGGTGATCTTCTTGGCCTCCGAAGCCGCTTCCTATGTGACCGGGGCTATCTTGCACGTCGATGGCGGCTACACCGCCATGTAG
- a CDS encoding Gfo/Idh/MocA family protein, protein MARIGIGIIGTGFGQKIHLPGFQALAEAMDLQVLAVLGRDGDRIAQVARQFDVPYPCTSIEQLLEIPGLGAVSIASPPFLHYEQAMATIAAGKHLLCEKPVALAGFEAYRLLEAATARSLIHAVDFEFRCIPEWQLLHELLMEGAVGALHLVTVDWLVEGRADPRRPWSWYAERERGGGALGSLGSHLFDYLGWLFGPLTRLNARLDTLIHSRPDPVSGDWLPVDSDDSCQLWLELTDGTPVNARLCTATWQGTGHRLAVYGERGSLVLANDNQKDYVHGFKLQRANAGGVLEPVEVPERLRFERTYPDGRLAPFIAIARRFLEGIREGETVVPSLREGAYAQLLMDLAQRSHREQVWLEVPVEAFPGETSA, encoded by the coding sequence ATGGCACGCATCGGCATCGGCATCATCGGCACGGGATTCGGACAAAAAATTCATCTGCCGGGCTTTCAAGCGCTTGCAGAAGCAATGGATCTGCAGGTGCTGGCCGTCCTGGGCCGTGACGGCGACCGCATCGCCCAGGTGGCCCGTCAGTTCGATGTGCCCTACCCCTGCACGAGCATCGAGCAACTATTGGAAATACCGGGCCTAGGAGCAGTGAGTATCGCCTCGCCGCCCTTTTTGCACTACGAGCAGGCGATGGCGACGATCGCCGCGGGCAAGCACCTGCTGTGCGAAAAACCGGTGGCTCTGGCGGGTTTTGAAGCCTACCGGCTTTTGGAAGCCGCCACCGCCCGCTCCCTGATCCATGCGGTCGATTTTGAGTTTCGCTGCATTCCCGAGTGGCAACTGCTCCACGAGTTGCTGATGGAAGGCGCGGTCGGAGCGCTGCACCTGGTCACCGTCGACTGGCTGGTGGAGGGACGAGCTGACCCCCGGCGGCCCTGGAGCTGGTATGCCGAGCGCGAACGGGGCGGCGGCGCGCTCGGATCGCTGGGCTCCCATCTCTTCGACTATCTGGGGTGGCTATTTGGTCCCCTTACCCGCCTCAATGCCCGCCTCGACACGCTCATCCACAGCCGCCCCGACCCGGTGAGCGGCGATTGGCTGCCGGTTGACAGTGACGACAGTTGCCAACTGTGGCTCGAACTCACCGACGGCACCCCGGTGAACGCGCGACTGTGCACCGCTACCTGGCAGGGTACCGGCCATCGTCTCGCAGTCTACGGCGAGCGGGGCAGCCTGGTGCTCGCCAACGACAACCAGAAAGATTACGTCCACGGTTTCAAGCTCCAGCGCGCCAATGCAGGGGGCGTTCTGGAGCCCGTCGAGGTGCCCGAGCGACTGCGCTTCGAGCGTACCTACCCGGACGGGCGGCTCGCGCCGTTTATCGCCATTGCCCGCCGCTTTCTAGAAGGCATCCGCGAGGGCGAGACGGTAGTGCCGTCGCTGCGCGAGGGCGCCTACGCGCAACTGTTGATGGATCTGGCCCAACGCTCCCACCGGGAGCAAGTCTGGCTGGAGGTGCCGGTCGAAGCGTTTCCGGGCGAAACGTCAGCTTAA
- a CDS encoding NB-ARC domain-containing protein, whose protein sequence is MSDTPKARRRRGYRLTSQGWQRLHEARCRTEERENAGERLTLEDLSERTGFDPNTVAKVLKAEEGVDKQTLLRFFIAFGLELESDDYARPEAGAASSQPPREVRRDWGEAVDVSLFHGRGGELAILENWLVEERCRLVAVLGMGGIGKTALAVKLARQSEAHFERLIWRSLRNAPPLADLLAELIVFAGDEQAPALPTGIEGRILRLLECLRRNRCLLVLDNAESLLRGGEQAGTYREGCEGYGELLRRVGEVPHASCLVLTSREKPAEVAALEGSSLPVRSLRLGGLQESEGEVILQAKGLRGGADERRKLVECYRGNPLALMIISTSIRELFDGQIREFLAQDTAVFNGIANLLQQQFDRLTEAEKQLMYWLAIHREPVVATQLRENVVPAVSAPKILEALESLLRRSLIERGTTGYSQQPVVMEYTTEHFVERICDEVHKGTIGLFRSHALLLAQAKDYIRAAQSRLILKPVIDELLVRLGSQAHLEQRLAAVLAQQRDEAPLQPGYVGGNTLNMLATLQTELRHWDFSHLAVWQAYLQEVNLYGVNFSHTDLARCVFAQNFGGVFSVAFSPDGEQIAVGDDNSEIRLWRAADGQQQLSCQGHTDWVCAVAFAPNGQTFASASQDGTVKLWDARIGQCLATLRGHIGWVRSAAFAPDGSLLASAGQDSTVKLWDAATGRCLATLQGHTGVVHSVAFAPDGSLLASAGQDSTVKLWDAATGRCLATLQGHTEPIRSVVFSPDGHRLASASHDRTVKLWNPATGRCLATLAGHGDWVSAVAFAPDGRSLATGSLDRTVRLWETITGQCLKTLQEHTDQVFSIAFHPQGHTLASGSPTQTVKLWDTESGQCLRTLQGKTVTVLAVAFSPHGQTLVSGSDDRLVRLWDVRTGECTRVLRGHLRGVTTVAVAPDGRTLASAGADLSVKIWDALSGQCLRTLREHTGSIRSVAFAPDGRLLASGSQDGTAKLWDPGTGRCVATLRGHTSWIRSVAFAPDGGLLASGSQDGTARIWDTRTGECLQILAGHTYLICSVAFSLDGQLLASGSQDQTIRLWEVQTGACLRTLTEKTGMVFSLAFSPDGQILASGSNDMTVKLWQVGTGRCVKTLGPHTSLVVSIAYAPDGSTLASASLDETIRLFDPATGACLRRFTVERTYEGTDLTGATGLSDAQKAVLIALGAVERIL, encoded by the coding sequence ATGAGCGATACTCCCAAGGCAAGACGCAGGCGTGGGTACCGGCTGACTTCCCAGGGCTGGCAGCGCCTGCACGAGGCGCGCTGCCGGACTGAAGAGCGCGAGAATGCCGGGGAGCGCTTGACCCTCGAAGATCTCAGCGAGCGCACCGGCTTTGACCCCAACACCGTTGCCAAGGTGCTCAAGGCCGAGGAAGGCGTGGATAAACAGACCCTGTTGCGCTTTTTCATCGCTTTTGGCCTGGAACTGGAAAGCGACGATTATGCGCGGCCGGAAGCCGGAGCAGCATCGTCCCAGCCGCCGCGCGAGGTGCGTCGCGACTGGGGCGAGGCGGTCGATGTGTCGCTGTTCCACGGCCGGGGCGGCGAATTGGCGATTCTGGAGAACTGGCTGGTCGAGGAGCGCTGCCGGCTGGTGGCCGTTTTGGGGATGGGCGGCATCGGCAAGACCGCCCTCGCCGTTAAACTCGCCCGCCAAAGCGAGGCACACTTCGAGCGGCTCATCTGGCGCTCGCTGCGCAACGCGCCACCGCTTGCGGATCTGCTGGCCGAGTTGATTGTCTTTGCAGGCGACGAGCAGGCCCCGGCACTGCCCACGGGCATCGAAGGCCGGATCTTGCGGCTTTTAGAATGCCTGCGCCGCAACCGCTGTTTGCTGGTGCTCGACAACGCCGAATCGCTGTTGCGCGGCGGAGAGCAGGCAGGTACCTACCGCGAGGGCTGCGAAGGCTATGGCGAGCTGCTCAGACGGGTTGGGGAGGTGCCCCACGCGAGCTGCCTGGTGCTCACCAGCCGCGAAAAACCCGCCGAGGTCGCGGCCCTGGAGGGGTCGAGCCTGCCGGTGCGCTCGCTGCGGCTGGGCGGTCTGCAGGAGAGCGAAGGCGAGGTGATTTTGCAGGCGAAGGGGCTCAGGGGCGGAGCGGACGAGCGGCGCAAGCTGGTGGAATGCTACCGGGGCAACCCGCTGGCGTTGATGATCATCTCGACGTCGATCCGGGAGCTGTTCGACGGCCAGATCCGCGAATTTCTCGCTCAGGACACGGCGGTCTTCAACGGGATCGCCAACCTTTTGCAGCAGCAGTTCGACCGGTTGACCGAGGCTGAAAAACAGCTGATGTACTGGCTGGCCATCCACCGGGAGCCGGTGGTTGCCACTCAGTTGCGGGAAAACGTCGTCCCTGCCGTCTCCGCGCCCAAAATCCTCGAAGCGCTCGAATCGCTGTTGCGTCGCTCGCTCATCGAGCGCGGCACCACGGGGTATTCGCAACAGCCGGTGGTCATGGAATATACCACCGAGCACTTCGTGGAGCGCATCTGTGACGAAGTGCACAAAGGGACGATCGGTCTATTTAGAAGCCATGCCCTGCTGCTGGCCCAGGCAAAAGACTACATTCGCGCCGCCCAGAGCCGGCTGATTCTCAAGCCGGTAATCGACGAGTTGCTTGTTAGACTCGGATCGCAGGCGCACCTGGAGCAACGGCTGGCGGCCGTCCTGGCGCAGCAGCGCGATGAGGCGCCATTGCAGCCGGGGTATGTGGGTGGCAATACCCTCAACATGCTCGCCACTTTGCAGACAGAATTGCGCCACTGGGATTTTTCCCACCTGGCCGTTTGGCAAGCCTATCTGCAGGAGGTGAATCTGTACGGCGTCAATTTTTCCCACACCGATCTGGCCCGCTGCGTCTTTGCCCAGAACTTCGGGGGGGTGTTCTCGGTGGCCTTCAGTCCGGACGGCGAGCAGATAGCTGTCGGTGACGACAACAGCGAAATTCGTTTGTGGCGCGCAGCCGACGGCCAGCAACAACTCAGCTGCCAGGGCCACACCGATTGGGTCTGCGCCGTCGCCTTCGCCCCGAACGGACAAACTTTCGCCAGCGCCAGCCAGGATGGCACCGTCAAACTCTGGGATGCGCGCATAGGCCAGTGCCTCGCGACGCTGCGCGGGCACATCGGCTGGGTGCGCTCGGCGGCCTTTGCCCCGGACGGGAGCCTCCTCGCAAGCGCTGGACAGGACAGCACCGTCAAACTCTGGGATGCGGCCACGGGAAGGTGCCTCGCCACGCTCCAAGGACACACCGGCGTAGTCCACAGCGTCGCCTTTGCCCCGGACGGGAGCCTCCTCGCAAGCGCCGGACAGGACAGCACCGTCAAACTCTGGGATGCGGCCACGGGAAGGTGCCTCGCCACGCTCCAAGGACACACAGAGCCGATCCGCTCGGTGGTGTTTTCCCCGGACGGCCACAGGCTCGCCAGTGCCAGCCACGACCGGACCGTCAAACTCTGGAATCCGGCCACAGGAAGATGCCTCGCCACCCTCGCCGGGCATGGCGACTGGGTCTCGGCGGTGGCTTTCGCCCCAGACGGGCGCAGCCTTGCCACCGGTAGCCTCGATCGGACCGTCCGGCTGTGGGAGACGATCACCGGTCAATGCTTGAAAACGCTGCAGGAGCATACCGATCAGGTCTTCTCCATCGCCTTCCATCCCCAGGGCCATACCCTTGCCTCCGGCAGCCCGACCCAGACGGTCAAGCTCTGGGACACCGAGAGCGGCCAATGCCTGCGCACGCTGCAGGGAAAAACGGTCACGGTCCTCGCAGTGGCCTTCAGCCCGCACGGGCAAACCCTGGTTTCCGGCAGCGACGACCGGCTGGTCCGGCTGTGGGATGTGCGCACCGGCGAATGCACCCGCGTGCTGCGCGGTCACCTGCGGGGGGTCACCACCGTCGCCGTCGCCCCGGACGGGCGCACCCTGGCAAGCGCCGGTGCGGATCTGAGCGTCAAGATCTGGGACGCGCTCTCGGGCCAGTGCCTCAGGACGCTGCGCGAGCACACCGGCTCGATCCGCTCGGTGGCGTTTGCCCCGGACGGACGGCTGCTCGCCAGCGGCAGCCAGGACGGCACCGCCAAGCTCTGGGATCCCGGCACAGGGCGGTGCGTCGCGACGCTGCGGGGGCACACAAGCTGGATCCGCTCGGTGGCGTTTGCCCCGGACGGGGGGCTGCTCGCCAGCGGCAGCCAGGACGGCACCGCCAGAATCTGGGACACCCGCACCGGCGAATGCCTCCAGATCCTGGCGGGACATACGTATTTGATTTGCTCGGTGGCCTTCAGCCTCGACGGACAGCTGCTCGCCAGCGGCAGCCAAGATCAGACCATCCGGCTGTGGGAGGTACAGACAGGAGCGTGCCTGCGCACCCTTACAGAAAAGACCGGCATGGTCTTTTCGCTGGCCTTCAGCCCGGATGGACAAATCCTCGCAAGCGGCAGCAACGACATGACCGTGAAGCTCTGGCAGGTGGGCACCGGCCGGTGCGTCAAGACGCTGGGTCCGCACACCAGCCTGGTCGTGTCGATCGCCTACGCCCCGGACGGCAGTACCCTCGCAAGCGCCAGCCTCGATGAGACCATTCGGCTTTTCGATCCGGCCACGGGCGCATGTTTGCGGAGGTTCACGGTCGAAAGAACCTACGAAGGCACCGACCTCACCGGCGCCACCGGCCTCAGCGACGCCCAAAAGGCGGTGCTGATCGCCCTCGGGGCAGTGGAACGCATTCTGTAA
- a CDS encoding DUF4351 domain-containing protein: MAYDNLCKLLAELAPIAFATWLLRRPVSTASVLKTELSIEPIRADSVSFLAAEGSILHIEFQTKYDSDPPLPLRMLDYFVRLSRRHRQPIDQVLVLLREPAGGATIEQEYRSENTLHRYRVVRLWEEDPEPLLADRALLPLATLARAPSAEELLGRVARQLGTIEEPVQRRDIATFATILAGLKFDAGLLAQIFPEGMMRESVIFQQILQEGRKAGQSEGRAEGRAEGWAEGWAEGQLEGERRLLLRQLGRKFGPLPDTLVQQVQAIADLAQLEQLADAVLDAGSIGDFCRRL; this comes from the coding sequence ATGGCTTACGACAACCTCTGCAAGCTGCTGGCCGAGCTGGCGCCAATCGCCTTTGCCACCTGGCTGCTTCGCCGTCCTGTTTCCACGGCCAGTGTCTTGAAAACCGAGTTGAGTATCGAGCCCATTCGGGCCGACTCGGTATCTTTTCTGGCCGCCGAGGGTAGCATTTTGCATATCGAATTTCAGACAAAATACGATTCCGATCCGCCCCTGCCGTTGCGCATGCTCGATTACTTTGTGCGGCTGTCCCGGCGCCACCGCCAGCCGATCGATCAGGTGCTGGTTTTGCTGCGCGAACCGGCCGGCGGCGCAACGATCGAGCAGGAGTACCGCTCGGAGAATACTTTGCACCGCTACCGGGTCGTGCGCCTTTGGGAGGAAGACCCGGAACCCCTGCTCGCGGATCGGGCTTTGTTGCCGCTGGCCACTTTGGCCAGGGCGCCATCGGCCGAGGAACTGCTCGGCCGGGTCGCACGGCAACTCGGTACGATAGAGGAGCCGGTGCAGCGGCGAGACATCGCAACGTTTGCCACCATCCTGGCTGGTTTGAAGTTCGATGCGGGGTTGCTCGCTCAAATTTTTCCGGAGGGTATGATGCGCGAGTCGGTGATATTTCAGCAAATCCTGCAGGAAGGACGAAAGGCAGGTCAATCCGAAGGACGGGCCGAGGGACGGGCCGAGGGATGGGCCGAGGGATGGGCCGAGGGACAGCTTGAAGGTGAGCGCCGCCTACTGCTGCGGCAACTGGGTCGCAAGTTCGGTCCTCTGCCGGACACGCTGGTGCAGCAGGTGCAAGCCATTGCGGATCTTGCTCAGCTTGAGCAACTGGCGGACGCGGTGCTCGACGCCGGCAGCATTGGTGACTTTTGCCGCAGATTGTAG
- the fabG gene encoding 3-oxoacyl-ACP reductase FabG, giving the protein MQGRHVLLTGGTGGLGLGVTPAVLARGAHLTIPFIAQREVERLKSRLCPADLSRVRFVEANLAEEASVEGLLAALERVDVLIHLVGGFNMGPTHQYTYADWKRDIELNLDTTFLLCKHCLGRMLATGYGRIVTVGSRGALEPAGQLAAYSAAKAGVVALTKAIAAETKGTGITANVVLPSVIDTPGNRAAMGAENADKWVKPESLAEVICFLASEAARDVRGAAVPVYGSV; this is encoded by the coding sequence ATGCAGGGAAGGCACGTATTGCTCACCGGCGGCACGGGCGGTTTGGGTCTGGGGGTGACCCCGGCGGTGCTGGCACGGGGGGCGCATTTGACGATCCCGTTTATCGCGCAGCGGGAAGTCGAGCGCCTCAAAAGCCGCCTCTGCCCGGCGGATCTGAGCCGCGTGCGCTTTGTGGAGGCGAACCTGGCCGAGGAGGCGAGTGTCGAGGGATTGTTGGCTGCGCTGGAGCGGGTCGACGTGCTTATCCATCTAGTGGGAGGGTTCAACATGGGACCGACCCACCAGTACACCTACGCCGACTGGAAGCGCGACATCGAGTTGAATCTGGATACGACGTTTTTATTGTGTAAGCACTGCCTGGGGCGGATGCTGGCCACGGGCTACGGACGGATCGTCACGGTCGGTTCGCGCGGTGCGCTGGAGCCTGCCGGGCAACTGGCCGCCTATTCGGCGGCAAAAGCCGGGGTGGTGGCGCTCACCAAGGCGATCGCCGCCGAGACCAAAGGCACCGGGATCACCGCCAATGTCGTGCTGCCGAGCGTCATCGACACCCCCGGCAACCGGGCGGCGATGGGTGCGGAAAATGCCGACAAGTGGGTTAAACCCGAGTCGCTCGCCGAGGTGATTTGTTTTCTCGCTTCGGAGGCGGCCCGCGATGTGCGCGGGGCGGCGGTGCCGGTTTACGGCAGCGTCTAG